From the genome of Blautia pseudococcoides, one region includes:
- a CDS encoding thiamine pyrophosphate-dependent enzyme translates to MISTIREMPEEELLLSGCGSCAGCPASLALRIVGKALGKNAVMLLTPSCSVASMGMTPKTAYNWPSMNITFASAGASAAGVSVALDTIKEKKNDTWEKPTVFNWTGDGGTYDIGFQALSAAAERNDDFIHFCYNNEAYVNTGLQRSGATPRYCYTTTTPAGKKETKKNMALLMLEHNVPYIATASVAYPIDLYNKILKAKSIPGFKYIEIFAPCNVGWGFSADKTIEMGRMAVEAGACLLWEAHNGKIVFSKPTEKLLKMKDKKPSIEKYINSQGRFQKTMKDKKLEILMDIQEDIDREIRFMKERSKICYSVN, encoded by the coding sequence ATGATTAGTACAATTAGAGAAATGCCAGAAGAAGAATTATTATTAAGTGGGTGTGGTTCATGCGCCGGTTGTCCTGCATCACTGGCTTTACGAATTGTTGGAAAAGCTTTAGGGAAAAATGCGGTAATGTTGCTGACTCCGTCTTGTTCTGTGGCTAGTATGGGAATGACCCCTAAAACAGCATATAATTGGCCAAGCATGAATATTACATTTGCCAGTGCTGGTGCATCTGCTGCAGGTGTAAGTGTGGCTCTTGATACTATTAAAGAGAAGAAAAATGATACATGGGAAAAGCCAACTGTTTTTAATTGGACTGGGGACGGTGGAACTTATGATATTGGTTTCCAAGCACTTTCTGCTGCAGCGGAGAGAAATGACGACTTTATACATTTTTGTTACAATAACGAAGCCTATGTAAATACGGGATTGCAACGAAGTGGTGCTACTCCTCGATATTGTTATACAACAACTACTCCGGCGGGAAAGAAGGAGACTAAAAAGAATATGGCATTGCTCATGTTAGAGCATAACGTTCCATATATAGCTACAGCATCGGTTGCATACCCAATAGATTTATATAATAAAATATTAAAAGCTAAATCTATTCCAGGATTTAAGTATATAGAAATTTTCGCGCCATGTAATGTCGGTTGGGGATTTTCAGCAGATAAAACTATAGAAATGGGAAGAATGGCTGTAGAGGCAGGTGCATGTTTACTGTGGGAAGCCCATAATGGTAAAATAGTATTTTCTAAACCAACTGAAAAGTTATTGAAAATGAAAGATAAAAAACCATCTATTGAAAAATATATTAATTCTCAGGGAAGGTTTCAGAAAACTATGAAGGATAAAAAGCTGGAAATCTTGATGGATATTCAAGAGGATATTGATAGAGAAATTCGCTTTATGAAGGAAAGAAGTAAAATATGCTATAGTGTAAACTGA
- a CDS encoding 4Fe-4S binding protein, protein MDSILQPISVPQKGAAGNTGEWRLYKPIIKKEKCVKCLKCWIYCPEAVINKETLEIDYQYCKGCGICANECPCEAISMEKE, encoded by the coding sequence ATGGATTCTATTTTACAACCAATTTCAGTACCACAGAAAGGCGCTGCTGGAAATACTGGGGAATGGAGGTTATATAAGCCCATTATTAAGAAAGAAAAATGTGTTAAGTGCTTGAAGTGCTGGATATATTGTCCAGAAGCAGTGATTAACAAAGAAACACTTGAAATTGACTATCAATATTGTAAAGGATGTGGAATTTGTGCAAATGAATGTCCTTGTGAGGCTATTTCAATGGAAAAGGAGTAA
- a CDS encoding 2-oxoacid:acceptor oxidoreductase family protein produces MIEFRLHGLGGQGIVTFSHLLSEAALEMELYSQSLPSFGVERRGSSVSASVRINDKPILIHEQCSTPEFLVIMNDSLIQKAIDMGLHKRTKLIVNSNEKRYEQNAITINATQIAIENNLVHDNIPFVNIPMFGAVCKVIQFPREVVEIVLRKNWKGKIAELDVKAALSAYDAI; encoded by the coding sequence ATGATTGAATTTAGATTACATGGTTTAGGCGGACAAGGAATTGTTACGTTTTCTCATTTATTGTCTGAGGCTGCTTTAGAAATGGAGTTATATAGCCAATCGTTACCTTCATTCGGTGTTGAACGAAGAGGTTCATCGGTAAGTGCATCGGTACGAATTAATGATAAGCCCATTTTAATACATGAACAGTGCTCTACACCGGAGTTTCTTGTTATTATGAATGATTCTCTGATACAAAAGGCAATCGATATGGGACTTCATAAAAGAACAAAGCTTATTGTTAATAGTAATGAAAAGCGTTATGAACAAAATGCAATTACCATTAACGCAACACAGATTGCTATTGAAAATAATCTTGTTCACGATAATATTCCTTTTGTAAATATCCCAATGTTTGGGGCAGTTTGTAAAGTTATACAATTTCCACGGGAAGTCGTTGAAATTGTTTTACGAAAAAATTGGAAAGGGAAGATTGCAGAGCTCGATGTAAAAGCGGCTTTGAGTGCATATGATGCAATCTAA
- a CDS encoding 3-oxoacyl-ACP synthase III family protein, with protein MEKNIGIIGTGSYIGEKLITNKDLEKIYDTNDEWIRKHLGVTARTKARDDQNTSDLAFEACKKALDMAKLEATDIDLIILATCSPDHLAPGTSLLVQRKLGATNAAVFDMKAQCAGFVHLLVVGALMAQGSFKNVMVVASELLLRSMNPSDRFNNALFADGASAAILTEVPGTDTGILSYHLGANPDFYEAALIPGGGCANPLTPDKLERGEQYLTWAFSNSGKTNKDEIAHNTDMKAKEWEFICNAVVNSMKDSLSQIHANVEDLDFVLAHPGSIKALGAIKQMLKIPDEKIGEVFTKYGNSSGPQVGIALDEAVRSGKIKSGNLIGLFGIGMGMQWGSVIFRWC; from the coding sequence ATGGAAAAAAATATTGGGATTATAGGAACAGGATCTTACATAGGCGAGAAATTGATTACTAATAAAGATTTAGAGAAAATCTATGATACAAATGATGAATGGATTAGGAAGCATCTTGGAGTAACTGCACGAACCAAGGCAAGAGATGACCAGAATACTTCTGACTTAGCTTTTGAAGCCTGCAAGAAGGCACTTGACATGGCTAAACTAGAGGCAACAGACATTGATTTAATTATTTTGGCAACTTGTTCTCCTGACCATTTAGCGCCAGGTACGTCTCTTCTTGTTCAACGGAAACTTGGTGCCACAAATGCAGCAGTATTTGATATGAAGGCACAGTGCGCAGGATTTGTTCATCTGCTTGTAGTAGGTGCACTAATGGCTCAGGGGAGTTTTAAAAATGTTATGGTCGTAGCGTCTGAACTTTTACTACGTTCAATGAATCCTAGCGATAGATTTAATAATGCATTGTTTGCAGATGGAGCTTCAGCAGCTATATTGACGGAAGTACCAGGAACAGATACTGGCATATTGAGCTATCACTTAGGGGCTAATCCCGACTTTTATGAGGCGGCATTAATTCCTGGCGGTGGATGTGCCAACCCTTTAACACCAGATAAATTAGAAAGAGGTGAACAATATTTAACTTGGGCATTTTCAAATTCGGGTAAAACCAATAAAGATGAAATAGCTCATAATACAGATATGAAGGCAAAAGAATGGGAATTTATTTGCAATGCTGTAGTAAATAGTATGAAAGATAGTTTATCACAAATACATGCCAATGTTGAGGATTTGGACTTTGTACTGGCACATCCTGGAAGTATTAAAGCGTTAGGCGCAATAAAACAGATGCTAAAAATTCCAGACGAAAAAATTGGAGAAGTTTTTACAAAGTATGGTAATTCATCAGGACCACAGGTGGGTATCGCTTTGGATGAAGCAGTTCGCTCAGGAAAGATAAAGAGTGGAAATCTGATTGGGTTGTTTGGTATCGGTATGGGGATGCAGTGGGGGTCAGTGATTTTTAGATGGTGTTAA
- a CDS encoding branched-chain amino acid aminotransferase gives MLTIDYRLLPEEKRGTLQNTSNLGFGTKFTDHVFLMYFNETEGWHDAQIVENSSINLSVSAAVFHYAQEIYEGMKAYRDRNGQVFLFRPWENAKRFNESAKRLCMPELNEEDFVIAIRELIKIEEKWVPCTENSALYIRPTMIAISDNINLVAATEYLFFVVLSPVDPYFKTEKKYLDIYVEDKMARSVYGGVGNAKTGGNYAASLLSTKIAHSKSCSQVLWLDGKDRRFIEETGVMNIFFVQNGNLLTPLLNDTILPGITRKSVLQLAKDNGIKTVEGKISIEEIIEGILDGTVTECFGTGTAAGIAAIGTLNYKNHVYEINRKLIGPITEKLQYNLVGIQYNVLEDPYNWRMPL, from the coding sequence ATGCTTACAATTGATTACAGACTTTTACCAGAAGAAAAAAGAGGAACCTTACAAAATACATCAAACTTAGGTTTTGGAACAAAATTTACAGACCATGTCTTCCTGATGTATTTTAATGAAACAGAAGGATGGCATGATGCACAGATTGTAGAAAATTCATCTATAAACCTAAGTGTATCAGCAGCAGTTTTTCACTATGCACAGGAAATTTATGAAGGAATGAAAGCATATAGGGATAGAAATGGTCAGGTCTTTTTATTTAGACCATGGGAAAATGCAAAACGATTCAACGAATCAGCAAAACGTCTTTGTATGCCAGAATTGAATGAGGAAGATTTTGTTATTGCAATTAGAGAATTAATTAAGATCGAAGAGAAGTGGGTACCATGCACTGAAAATTCAGCTTTATACATAAGACCAACTATGATTGCGATTAGTGATAACATAAATCTGGTAGCTGCTACAGAGTACTTATTCTTTGTAGTTTTATCCCCAGTTGACCCATATTTTAAAACCGAAAAAAAATATCTGGATATTTATGTAGAAGATAAAATGGCTAGATCTGTATACGGTGGAGTTGGCAATGCTAAAACTGGTGGGAATTATGCAGCAAGTTTGCTCTCAACAAAAATAGCTCATTCAAAATCATGTTCACAAGTACTTTGGCTTGATGGAAAAGATAGAAGATTTATTGAGGAAACCGGAGTAATGAATATCTTTTTTGTACAAAACGGTAATCTTTTAACGCCACTTTTAAATGATACAATTTTGCCGGGTATAACAAGAAAATCAGTTTTGCAATTGGCTAAGGATAATGGAATAAAGACTGTTGAAGGAAAAATTAGTATTGAAGAAATAATTGAAGGAATTTTGGATGGTACAGTAACTGAATGTTTTGGTACGGGTACGGCAGCCGGTATTGCTGCAATTGGTACCCTGAATTATAAGAATCATGTTTATGAAATTAATAGAAAATTGATTGGACCGATAACAGAAAAATTACAATACAATCTTGTAGGTATTCAATATAATGTTTTAGAGGACCCATATAATTGGAGGATGCCTTTATGA
- a CDS encoding 3-oxoacyl-ACP synthase III family protein, producing MEGNYFSAKISSVGVAEGEGYTTSELAIMSSEKCFKNLEKFNENSVEAILLSTGLPDNFGTSTSTLIKKAFKIANCACHDLTAGDTGFLYALQLGASYIESEKYSTVLVVAAETPTVIVEEDSTSTKRNRNVAGAILLQRTDTQTGFHEFALTTNYEAEEILKYPVGGTRYPISFNAVMRNECKVKMDYQLMDRKAIANIAESIRKKSKYFSSEFNTKIIFPTYFKEELIKQIMKESGVSDSYVFSSIEKGYSGSASIAIILKKFFDSCEYKTTNYILAVAGANMTYGTVIYKIS from the coding sequence ATGGAAGGCAATTATTTTTCAGCTAAAATTTCTTCTGTTGGAGTTGCAGAGGGAGAGGGATACACGACATCTGAACTAGCTATTATGTCATCAGAAAAATGTTTTAAGAACCTAGAAAAATTTAATGAAAATTCTGTAGAGGCGATTCTATTATCTACTGGTTTGCCTGATAATTTTGGAACAAGTACCTCAACACTAATAAAAAAAGCTTTTAAAATTGCAAATTGTGCATGTCATGATCTAACAGCTGGCGATACAGGATTTTTATATGCATTGCAGTTAGGAGCGTCTTATATCGAAAGTGAAAAATACAGTACTGTTTTAGTCGTAGCAGCTGAGACACCGACTGTAATAGTCGAAGAAGATTCTACTTCAACAAAAAGAAATAGAAATGTGGCAGGTGCAATATTGTTACAAAGAACGGATACTCAAACGGGATTTCATGAATTTGCGTTGACTACTAATTATGAGGCGGAAGAAATTTTGAAATATCCTGTTGGGGGGACACGTTATCCTATATCATTTAATGCTGTAATGCGTAATGAATGTAAGGTTAAAATGGATTACCAGCTAATGGATAGAAAAGCTATAGCAAATATAGCTGAAAGTATTAGAAAGAAAAGTAAGTATTTTTCTAGTGAATTTAATACGAAGATTATATTTCCGACATATTTTAAAGAAGAACTAATAAAGCAAATCATGAAAGAGAGTGGTGTATCAGATTCATATGTTTTTTCTTCAATAGAAAAAGGATATTCGGGAAGTGCATCTATTGCTATTATACTAAAAAAGTTTTTTGATAGTTGTGAATATAAAACAACAAATTATATATTGGCTGTTGCAGGAGCTAATATGACATATGGAACTGTAATATATAAAATTTCTTAA
- a CDS encoding 2-oxoacid:acceptor oxidoreductase family protein, producing MKNDGVNIFLTGAGNHPVMLAGNLISRAAFYEGYVAKNTSVIALGVIGGAVVSQVRFGEKILSPLFCNGEGDYMIAFDKLEALRNCNQLKKNGTVIVANEIVPVTSVSGLIENPITIEEISEKLKASRRTILDIPIEDSITSGIDGQMSLIGILSNRISISIDSWEKAFEDIFPEDILEIKRKGFEHGRQLFFS from the coding sequence ATGAAAAATGATGGAGTGAATATTTTCCTGACAGGTGCAGGAAACCATCCCGTTATGTTGGCAGGAAATTTAATTTCAAGAGCAGCATTTTATGAAGGATATGTTGCTAAAAACACTTCCGTAATCGCTTTAGGAGTTATAGGTGGTGCTGTTGTAAGTCAGGTTAGATTTGGAGAAAAAATTCTATCACCACTATTTTGCAATGGGGAAGGGGATTATATGATTGCATTTGATAAGTTGGAGGCACTTCGTAATTGTAATCAGTTAAAAAAGAATGGAACAGTAATTGTTGCAAATGAGATCGTACCAGTCACAAGCGTATCTGGATTAATTGAGAATCCTATCACGATAGAAGAAATCAGCGAAAAGCTCAAAGCTTCTAGACGAACAATTCTAGATATACCAATAGAGGATAGTATAACCTCAGGTATTGATGGACAAATGTCTTTGATTGGGATTTTGTCCAATAGAATTAGTATCAGTATTGATTCTTGGGAGAAAGCATTTGAAGACATATTTCCTGAAGATATTTTAGAAATCAAAAGAAAGGGGTTTGAACATGGAAGGCAATTATTTTTCAGCTAA
- a CDS encoding thiamine pyrophosphate-dependent enzyme — MKKFMMGYEAIAQACVENNVKFAAGFPGYPCIEIIECISKENNVYCEWSANEKVAFDAAVGASYAGKRAVLSMKTVGLNVAADSFYAVTGSRINGGMVIFICDDIGRLAADDMCDSREYALNAEIPLFSPGDAQEAYDYLKFAFIISEHYEVPVFYRLSSVVTHTGMAVNIADHSPKLCDKSFGTYRYFPKTITGSIAEMNKDSKLYKSFADAAIDISKRKENILNFINNFVLNRVEYNSKDIGFICTGTAYNYTKEVFPEASFLRLDVLWPLELDKIRNFFDNVKDVFVIEDGKCLIESRLRSLGCSVKNKNMFERKAEIYRLSPTYIKNEIYKYYGKPIDENIPNDDLPYRLPVNCAGCPHRNVFYVLKKLGVKVLGDSGCFTLNLFPPIANIHCFVCMGSGMGLGHGFSKGNKGGERVVAVCGDGGFLHSGINSLMNVCQNDGKGVYIILDNHGLAMTGGHNTPGTGKNINGETVKPFSIERFCEALKIDCTILDPYDLNLTEKVIEDKLSMDTPQIIIMRHACARRYPREAKYTLSINYNKCNGCGKCLEMNCLAMSRNEYSSQIKPVLNQKMCVSCGICEAVCDQKAFYKEETR, encoded by the coding sequence ATGAAAAAATTTATGATGGGTTATGAAGCAATTGCTCAGGCTTGTGTTGAAAATAACGTGAAGTTTGCAGCAGGTTTTCCAGGTTACCCATGTATTGAGATTATTGAATGTATAAGTAAAGAAAATAATGTTTATTGTGAATGGTCAGCTAATGAAAAAGTTGCCTTCGATGCGGCAGTTGGTGCCTCATATGCAGGAAAACGCGCTGTGCTTTCTATGAAAACGGTAGGATTAAATGTTGCTGCAGATTCTTTTTATGCTGTAACAGGAAGCAGAATTAATGGTGGTATGGTAATTTTTATTTGTGATGATATTGGACGTTTAGCTGCTGATGATATGTGTGATTCTAGGGAATATGCATTGAATGCAGAAATTCCTCTATTTTCACCAGGAGATGCACAAGAGGCATACGATTATCTAAAATTCGCTTTTATTATCAGTGAACATTATGAGGTGCCGGTTTTCTATCGTTTGTCATCTGTTGTTACCCATACGGGGATGGCAGTAAATATAGCAGACCATAGTCCAAAATTGTGTGATAAATCATTTGGTACATATAGATATTTCCCTAAGACAATTACCGGCTCAATTGCAGAAATGAATAAAGATAGTAAGTTATATAAATCTTTCGCAGATGCAGCAATTGATATTTCTAAAAGAAAAGAAAACATACTGAATTTTATCAATAATTTTGTACTAAATAGAGTGGAGTATAATTCAAAAGATATAGGATTTATTTGTACAGGTACAGCATATAACTACACAAAAGAGGTATTTCCAGAAGCATCTTTTTTAAGACTTGACGTTTTATGGCCTTTAGAACTTGATAAAATTCGTAACTTTTTTGATAACGTAAAAGATGTTTTTGTTATCGAGGATGGTAAATGTCTGATTGAATCGCGTCTCAGATCGCTAGGTTGTTCCGTGAAAAATAAAAATATGTTTGAACGAAAAGCAGAGATCTATAGGCTTAGTCCTACATATATTAAAAATGAAATTTATAAATACTATGGTAAACCCATAGATGAAAATATTCCGAATGATGATCTGCCCTATAGATTGCCAGTAAACTGTGCAGGGTGTCCTCATAGAAATGTTTTTTATGTTCTTAAAAAATTGGGGGTTAAGGTTTTAGGTGATAGTGGATGCTTCACATTAAATTTATTCCCACCTATAGCAAATATACATTGTTTTGTTTGTATGGGTTCTGGCATGGGATTGGGACATGGATTCTCAAAAGGAAATAAAGGGGGAGAACGTGTTGTTGCTGTATGTGGTGATGGGGGATTTTTACATTCTGGTATAAACAGTCTAATGAATGTATGTCAAAATGATGGCAAAGGAGTTTACATCATATTAGATAATCATGGATTGGCTATGACCGGTGGACACAATACCCCAGGAACCGGAAAAAATATTAACGGGGAAACTGTTAAACCTTTCAGCATTGAACGATTTTGTGAGGCATTAAAAATTGATTGCACTATCCTTGATCCATATGACTTAAATTTAACTGAAAAGGTGATTGAAGACAAATTGTCTATGGATACACCACAAATAATTATTATGAGACATGCTTGTGCAAGGCGTTATCCAAGAGAAGCAAAATATACGTTATCTATAAATTATAACAAATGTAATGGATGTGGTAAATGTTTAGAAATGAATTGTCTCGCCATGTCACGAAATGAATATTCTTCACAAATTAAACCAGTCCTTAATCAAAAAATGTGTGTATCATGTGGCATATGTGAGGCGGTCTGTGATCAAAAAGCCTTTTATAAGGAGGAAACAAGATGA
- a CDS encoding 3-oxoacyl-ACP synthase III family protein produces MKYNATITSIGSYVPESVLTNEYLEKNYDTTKEWIDTKIGADNRHIAAPGEAASDLAYKAASKCLEKTDGKIDCIIVSTTSPDYKWISTASIVANRLGLKNISAFDVREGCSGCLHALDNAFTLIESGTYRRILVIASEVLSRFMDYTDRTMPAFFGDGAGAVIVERCDSHRQGFEYSYLDCDDSIYDSLIIKTGASSQYYRKDNYLNGDIYWYMNGKDIFNYAVKSFKKLVEKISNDTNISLSDIDKFIVHQANKNIIEENFKIHSISIEKTNFTIQKFGNTGSSSVFLCLDDAVKRNFIVSGDRVALFSFGAGGNFGVIVLVWDGKGGCS; encoded by the coding sequence ATGAAGTATAACGCAACAATTACATCGATAGGTTCATATGTTCCTGAGAGTGTTCTTACAAATGAATACCTTGAAAAAAACTATGACACAACAAAAGAGTGGATTGACACTAAAATTGGTGCAGATAACAGGCACATAGCAGCACCGGGGGAGGCAGCTTCTGATTTAGCATATAAAGCAGCAAGTAAATGTCTAGAAAAAACAGATGGAAAGATTGATTGTATTATTGTATCTACAACATCTCCAGATTATAAATGGATATCAACAGCATCTATTGTTGCTAATAGATTGGGGTTGAAAAATATTTCGGCGTTTGATGTTCGGGAGGGTTGTTCTGGATGTTTACATGCATTAGATAATGCATTTACTCTTATAGAATCTGGCACATATAGGAGAATTCTTGTTATTGCATCAGAAGTATTATCGAGATTTATGGATTACACAGACAGAACTATGCCAGCTTTCTTTGGAGATGGAGCGGGGGCAGTTATTGTTGAAAGATGTGATAGTCATAGACAGGGATTTGAATATTCTTATCTAGATTGTGATGACAGTATCTATGATTCCTTAATAATTAAAACAGGTGCAAGTTCGCAATATTACCGTAAGGATAACTATTTAAATGGTGATATTTATTGGTACATGAATGGAAAAGACATTTTTAATTATGCGGTAAAATCTTTTAAAAAGTTAGTTGAGAAAATAAGCAATGACACCAATATTTCACTTTCGGATATTGATAAATTTATTGTTCATCAGGCTAATAAGAATATTATTGAAGAAAACTTTAAAATTCATAGTATTTCAATAGAAAAAACTAATTTTACAATACAAAAATTTGGTAATACAGGTTCATCTTCCGTTTTTTTATGTCTTGATGATGCAGTGAAAAGAAATTTTATCGTCAGCGGAGACCGTGTAGCACTTTTCTCATTTGGTGCCGGTGGAAATTTCGGAGTTATAGTTCTGGTATGGGATGGAAAAGGAGGATGTTCATGA
- a CDS encoding 2-oxoacid:acceptor oxidoreductase family protein: MKNNENIIVLGQGGQGVLKASKLLSEYYARIGKEVKTSTLIGLGVRGGGVYSHVKAGERIVSPLIMAGKCDMIIGLEQLETLRCLDYLKTNGYLVVNDLYIPPTTVSNGLEKNFEGDFNAIFRQHSENFHLFSGEQIIEKMDNKPVLNSFFLGVAARILKHDEKIWLQVLDENLSIKYVDMNMKAFMLGLDYGQGGNNEV, from the coding sequence ATGAAGAATAACGAAAATATTATAGTATTGGGACAAGGCGGGCAAGGAGTATTAAAGGCTTCAAAATTATTATCTGAATATTACGCTCGGATAGGAAAAGAGGTTAAAACATCAACACTTATCGGTCTGGGAGTTAGGGGAGGAGGCGTGTACAGTCATGTTAAAGCTGGCGAACGGATTGTTTCACCATTGATAATGGCAGGTAAGTGCGACATGATCATTGGATTAGAACAATTAGAGACGCTCAGATGTCTTGATTATTTGAAAACGAATGGTTATTTGGTAGTGAATGATTTGTATATACCACCTACTACAGTAAGCAATGGTTTGGAAAAGAATTTTGAAGGAGACTTTAATGCGATTTTTAGACAACACAGTGAAAATTTTCATCTGTTTAGTGGAGAGCAGATAATAGAGAAAATGGATAATAAACCTGTGTTGAATTCATTTTTCCTAGGCGTTGCTGCGCGGATATTAAAACACGATGAAAAAATATGGTTGCAGGTCTTAGATGAAAATTTATCTATTAAGTATGTAGATATGAATATGAAGGCTTTTATGTTAGGTCTTGATTATGGTCAGGGAGGAAATAATGAAGTATAA
- a CDS encoding thiamine pyrophosphate-dependent enzyme, with translation MVKKILSGNEAIAYGAAESGISVIAGYPGLPSTGIIEAADEFENIYCEWSSNEKVAMDVAIGASIAGSRVMVTMKDLGLNVAADPFFGVVGTKINGALIIVVCDDSGREQGDDMNDARHFAYMGEIPLLEPASVQEAKSFVHVAVELSETYCVPVIIRMTAIVTHSQEIVNTDEEYSEKQHSAFRSLYAAKTIASTVASFPQNSKLRKSTEQYYYDWKQRYKDLSIYTENTKLNNYEYKDKSIGFIGSGVSILHAAEAFANASIFKLGMTNPLPEKKIREFCNNVSKVYIVEESHPILEEKIKAMGVDVTGSELFKRKTAPFYITPTNIYEAINNVDLMPIKHKFMLPMQLPANCPGCPHSFLFESLKELGIKVMGDSGCYALNLYPPANSMEMFLCMGSSVNMAHGIEKSFGKSNCVAVMGDGVFYHSGINGILNLIYNNGTSTVIIADNDCIAMTGGQNTLASKCSIEKLCEAIGINRIKIIDPYDMEDMKKTILDEIEVDEPSIIISRHPCIQKVKMKSHNYFYIDKEQCKGCLKCTQVGCLAIAQKNGKMSINKQLCVGCGLCLEVCKCTAIKKGSM, from the coding sequence ATGGTAAAGAAGATATTGTCTGGTAATGAAGCAATTGCATATGGTGCGGCTGAATCCGGTATAAGTGTAATAGCTGGTTATCCAGGACTCCCATCCACAGGGATTATTGAGGCGGCAGATGAGTTTGAAAATATTTACTGTGAATGGAGTTCAAATGAAAAAGTGGCTATGGATGTGGCGATTGGAGCATCAATTGCTGGAAGTAGAGTTATGGTTACGATGAAAGATTTAGGATTAAATGTTGCAGCAGATCCTTTTTTTGGAGTAGTTGGAACTAAAATTAATGGTGCCCTCATTATTGTGGTTTGTGACGATTCAGGAAGAGAACAGGGAGATGATATGAACGATGCGAGGCATTTTGCATATATGGGAGAAATTCCGTTGTTGGAGCCTGCAAGTGTGCAAGAAGCAAAATCGTTTGTCCATGTTGCTGTAGAATTAAGCGAAACGTATTGTGTTCCAGTAATAATTCGTATGACTGCAATTGTTACACATTCACAGGAGATAGTTAATACGGATGAAGAGTATTCTGAAAAACAACATTCTGCATTTCGTAGTTTATATGCAGCGAAAACAATTGCTAGTACAGTTGCAAGTTTTCCTCAAAATTCAAAATTAAGAAAAAGTACAGAACAATATTATTACGATTGGAAACAGAGATATAAAGATTTAAGTATCTACACAGAGAATACGAAACTAAATAATTATGAATATAAAGATAAAAGTATCGGGTTTATCGGTTCAGGAGTATCTATCCTGCATGCAGCAGAAGCATTTGCTAATGCTAGTATTTTTAAACTGGGAATGACAAATCCATTGCCAGAAAAAAAGATTAGAGAGTTTTGTAATAATGTATCTAAGGTATACATAGTGGAAGAATCACATCCAATTTTGGAAGAAAAAATCAAAGCAATGGGAGTTGATGTTACTGGAAGTGAATTGTTTAAAAGAAAAACAGCTCCTTTTTATATCACGCCGACTAATATATATGAAGCAATAAATAATGTTGATCTAATGCCAATAAAACATAAGTTTATGCTGCCAATGCAGTTGCCAGCTAATTGTCCGGGATGTCCACACTCGTTTCTTTTTGAGTCATTAAAAGAATTAGGAATTAAAGTGATGGGAGACAGTGGGTGTTATGCTTTGAATCTATATCCTCCCGCTAATTCAATGGAAATGTTTTTGTGCATGGGATCTTCGGTTAATATGGCACATGGAATCGAGAAATCATTTGGAAAAAGTAATTGTGTTGCAGTTATGGGGGATGGCGTTTTTTATCATTCTGGAATAAATGGTATTTTAAACCTTATTTATAATAATGGTACATCAACAGTTATAATTGCGGATAATGATTGTATTGCCATGACAGGGGGACAAAATACGTTAGCATCAAAATGCTCAATTGAAAAATTGTGTGAAGCAATTGGAATTAATCGAATTAAGATTATTGATCCATACGATATGGAAGATATGAAAAAAACTATACTAGATGAAATTGAAGTAGATGAGCCATCTATAATTATCAGCAGACATCCATGTATACAAAAAGTTAAAATGAAATCCCATAATTACTTTTATATTGACAAAGAACAATGTAAGGGGTGCCTTAAATGTACACAGGTTGGTTGTCTGGCAATTGCTCAAAAAAATGGAAAGATGTCGATAAATAAACAACTCTGTGTGGGATGTGGACTTTGCTTAGAGGTATGCAAATGTACTGCAATCAAGAAAGGTAGCATGTGA